A DNA window from Arachis duranensis cultivar V14167 chromosome 3, aradu.V14167.gnm2.J7QH, whole genome shotgun sequence contains the following coding sequences:
- the LOC107476976 gene encoding receptor-like serine/threonine-protein kinase NCRK, translated as MKLKLRVALAIVFVLLSIQHSFSDEPSDTYGLNKWKCTCAFQGNQSYSIANCSKSCDCRSDAEDTSSIWTCLCNPNGFPQMGVASANGHNHNCFSACNCTWGTNSLPLGSKKHISSKTVVVILLICVVCTTIAFLTSVLCYVYRRDRCPIQTPIFSPEKETSSGSTANLISHRTVTSSVTETKFAIDSPVSNMTGCFQKASFLFGIQRETFHGNIIQFSFAELENATENFLGSNLIGLGGSSYVYRGRLKDGSIVAVKRLKDPGGPEADSAFFKEIELLSRLHHCHLVPLLGYCSELKGRHFQRLLVFEYMSNGNLRDWLDGVSAKNLDWTTRVTIAIGAARGLEYLHEAAAPRILHRDVKSTNILLDENWQAKITDLGMAKNVRADDHPSCSNSPARMQGTFGYFAPEYAIVGRASLESDVFSFGVVLLELISGRQPIYKTTGKEESLVIWAAPRLQDSRRVISELVDPRLKGDFPEEEVQIMAYLAKECLLLDPEIRPSMSEVVQILSSISPDKSRRRRNIPASLFLEPVEAERSPVHNSLQQDTDHRFWVGNKNKEANVDSAEHTENLTLLTSKSESCHVSEEEIVDLTEPRYESFCMANVNFS; from the exons ATGAAGCTCAAGCTCAGAGTTGCTCTTGCTATTGTCTTCGTCTTGCTCTCGATTCAGCACTCATTTTCTG ATGAGCCTTCTGATACCTATGGCCTAAACAAGTGGAAATGTACATGTGCTTTCCAAGGGAACCAGAGCTACTCTATTGCAAATTGTTCCAAGTCATGTGATTGCCGTTCGG ATGCTGAAGACACTTCATCTATATGGACATGCTTATGTAATCCCAATGGATTCCCCCAAATGGGAGTGGCATCAGCAAATGGCCACAACCATAATTGCTTCAGTGCCTGCAACTGTACCTGGG GAACTAACAGCTTGCCACTAGGTTCAAAGAAACACATCTCCAGCAAGACTGTTGTAGTTATTCTACTAATATGTGTTGTCTGTACGACCATTGCGTTTCTTACCTCGGTCCTATGCTATGTCTACCGAAGGGACAGATGTCCTATTCAAACACCGATATTTTCACCAGAAAAGGAAACAAGTAGCGGTAGCACTGCCAACTTAATTAGTCACAGGACAGTGACTTCTTCAGTGACAGAAACAAAATTTGCTATTGATTCTCCTGTTAGTAATATGACAG GATGCTTTCAGAAAGCCTCTTTCTTGTTTGGGATCCAGAGGGAAACTTTTCATGGAAACATTATTCAATTTTCCTTTGCCGAACTAGAAAATGCCACTGAAAACTTTCTAGGCTCCAACCTAATTGGACTAGGTGGAAGTAGTTATGTATACCGCGGTCGTCTGAAAGATGGTAGTATCGTAGCAGTTAAGCGACTAAAAGATCCAGGAGGGCCAGAAGCAGACTCTGCATTTTTCAAAGAG ATTGAACTATTATCTAGACTTCATCATTGCCATTTGGTGCCTTTGCTTGGATACTGCTCAGAATTAAAAGGGAGACATTTTCAAAGGCTACTAGTATTCGAGTACATGTCTAATGGGAATTTGAGGGACTGGTTAGATGGAGTGTCTGCAAAAAATCTCGATTGGACCACACGCGTCACAATCGCAATCGGAGCTGCAAGGGGCTTGGAATATCTCCATGAAGCGGCTGCTCCAAGAATTCTTCATAGAGATGTCAAATCAACAAACATTCTTCTGGATGAAAATTGGCAAGCAAAG ATAACTGACCTTGGTATGGCTAAGAACGTGCGAGCGGATGATCACCCCAGCTGTTCGAATTCTCCAGCTAGAATGCAGGGAACATTTGGATATTTTGCACCCGAGTATGCTATTGTCGGGCGAGCCTCTCTTGAATCGGATGTTTTCAGTTTCGGGGTGGTTCTCCTCGAGCTTATCAGTGGTCGGCAACCAATCTATAAAACTACAGGCAAAGAAGAAAGCCTTGTTATATGG GCTGCGCCTCGCTTACAGGATAGTAGGCGAGTAATATCGGAGTTGGTCGATCCACGACTGAAAGGAGACTTCCCGGAAGAAGAGGTACAGATTATGGCATACTTAGCAAAGGAATGTTTGTTGCTGGATCCTGAAATTCGTCCATCCATGAGTGAGGTTGTTCAAATTCTCTCGAGTATTTCGCCCGACAAATCGAGACGAAGAAGAAACATTCCAGCCAGCCTGTTCCTG GAACCAGTAGAAGCAGAAAGATCTCCAGTTCATAATTCATTGCAACAAGACACTGATCATAGATTCTGGGTTgggaacaaaaacaaagaagctAATGTAGATTCAGCTGAGCATACAG